CGTTTTTGTCCCTTTAATACGGGTAAATGATACCTAGAATTTTTCAGAATGCTATTCCAGAAGGCTGAAGTTATTTTTGTAACGGTCAAACTTCGGGCGGGGCGCCACCGTGCCATCCGCCCTGACGTTGCAAAAATTTATTGTATACCGCCCCGCGTTTTCCTGCCTTTTGCCGAACGAGGCGGTGCTGCGAAAAGTGCGGCCTTCATGTCCAGTATTTCTCATGGATTTTCACCCCTTCCAAGGACAGCTCTCGTAAGCTCCTGGACTTCCCCCGCGGGTTATGGCAGGAGTATAAGCCTGAGCATACAGATGGCTACCAGTACAGCCGTTTTTGCGACCTCTACCGCCGGTAGTGCAAAACTCTGGACGCATCCCTGCGCCAGGTGCACCGGGCCGGAGAGAAGATGTTTGTGGATTGGGCCGGTAATAAGACGGTTCTTCTACGGGGCTTATTTTTCTCCATCCTGGTTGGTGAGGGATAACGCCCACCGGTAAACTTCTTGGGCCAGCGAGACTGCCCGTTTGTATTCAGCTTCATCTATTGGTTCCCAGTCTCCCGGGTAACGGGTTGTTACAGCGTAATCAGTAAGAATCGCGGCTTCTTTAAGTCTTTCGGGAACCTGAACTTTCCCGGACTCTTCAATTAACTTCAAAAGGTACCCAATAGAATGGGTTTTCGGGGTATCCATTTCCAGGAATGCCATTATACCTTTAAGGGACTTTTCAACTGCCTGCTGGGCATCAAAGCAAAGATCTTCGTAGAGAATATCTGAGTTTTGCCTGCCAAGTTCTGCCCTTGCGAGGTTACTTTTTGCTCTTTGGAACCACAGGCGCCATAGTTCATCGCTCATAAACTACCCGCCCTCTTGCGGCCTCAGCATACACGAACCCTCGTGAATTACGGTACCTTTCTATTTTTTCCGGGGTTTCTACAAGTATGTCCACGGCAGCTGGAACATCGACCAGGATTCTATAGATCTGGTGGGCTAAAGCGCGGCGATTATTTATTCCTCGCTTTAGCACCAAAAGATCATAATCACTATACGATCCTTCCTGCCCCCTGCTCCTAGATCCAAAAAGAATAATTTTATCGGGGTTTACAGTCTTCACTATCTTTTCGACTACTAAATTAAGTACTTCTTCCACAGGGAACCCCCCTTTTTTGTCCTAGAAAAAGCCACTACTCCCTAAAACTAGGAGTTTTTCTTTGAAGAAGGTCATAATTACCACTACTTATTTGGGTTATTGGTGCTTCTTTTGTAAGATTATACCATGTAGAATGCTCAAACTCAACTGCCTTCCGCCGCTGAGGCCTGAGTGGGGTGTTAATGCCCACATTATTTGACGGCCCTTTGACAACCGCCACTGGCGGTTGTCAACAGGCAATAAACAATTTTACCAACTAATTGGTCATTTCCGCCAATGACGGTGATCATTTTTTCTAAACACCGGAAAGCCTACCTTAATTGGCGGTGGGCTGGCCGAATAAGGCGGTGCTGCGAAAAGTGCGGCCTTCATGTCCAGTATTTCTCACGGATTTTCATCCCTTCCAAGGACAGCTCTCGTAAGCTCCTGGACTTCCCCCGCGGGGGATTCGAAGAGGCGCCGCAATTCGGAATTAATTCCAGTATAAGGTCTTCTCCAGGGCAATAAGCCCTTCCATGCCCTCAATTGGCCTGCCAACCATAGGTACCGGTCGAGTTCCCGGGTGGTCACGGGAAAATCCAGGGCATCCTTCAACACTGAAAAGCCCGCCGCAAACTGCTCATACGAAAGCCCTTCCCTGCCCTTCCCATTCAAATGGTATGTGAGCATCTTAACCGCATACGAGTCGTAAATCGGGAATTGATCCGGATCAATAAAAAAGTGGGCGAATTTGGACACAAAACTCCGGAACGTCCATGTTATGTGCTTTGACCCCTTGACAAATTTCACCTTTGCCAGCTCCTCTACGAGGGCGGGAGTAGCCGGTACCGTGGTATTTCCTAAGACGCTGCGTAAGTGTTCGGCCACCTCTGCTACGGCGTAAACCTGGGTTCCGTAGAGGGCGTTGACGGCTGCCGCTTTGAGCAGGGTCGATTTGAAATCGAAGTCCGGAAAAGACCGGGCAAGGGAATCCAGCGCCTCATCCGTCGCCTGCCACCCCTTGCATTTCTGGTACAACTGCAGGGCAGCTTCCATCTGCCGGCGTTCAAGAGGAACGGCCGGTTTTTTAGTCATCACTTACTTCATCTCCTTCTGATGTGATCTTAGTTTTTGGGTAATAAAAAAAGCCCCTCACCTGAACAGTGAAGAGTGTTGGAACAGATGCTATTCGGAGTAAGGAATCACCTTATCCAGCGGAACGCGATATCTTCCCTGGTAGCAATAAGGTCGAACTCATGGTGATCCGCAGTTACAAGGCTGGCACCGATCCTTTTCCAATTGCTTGGACTGCAAGTATTTTTCTACGTTAAAGCCCTTTCCCTTCAAAATCCCCCGTGCCTCACGAATTGGATCTTCCACAGGTTTGAGAAGAAATCCCTCGCGCACCTCCACGATGGTTACTCGCTTACCTTTCAGTTTTCGCGCTACCTCTGCCGGCAAATTCAGTTCGTCAGCATTCACTTCAGGGGTTATCAACACCTTCACCTCCATAAACGTCCTGTATAGAGACAACAGTGCTATTTGTAAAATTGTACCACAAGGAACGCCCTGATCTCAACCATTGCTCGCGCTTCCTCCGTTTTCTTAGAAATGGTAATTATTTCTCCCCGGGTCGTCCATAGACGCCCCCAGCATAAACTGAATTAATGAAAAGGTGCTGGAGGTGGGGGCCATGGCAAAGCGGGAATTTGAGGTGATCATAACCCGCACCGGCTCCCAGGATGAACGTGAACAAGCCTACCGGGAAGCGATTCGCTTTCTTCTGTTCCGCCTTCCTGAACAGAGCAGGAAATTCTCGCAAGCAAGTCAAAGTAAAGTCAAGCTGAAGGAGGGGCAGGGAAGGTGAGCGCTGCACTGATATATTTACGAGTGTCCACTGAGGAACAGGCCGAACGCGGCTATTCCATTGCGGCGCAGCGGGAGGAATGCAGGGCCAAGGCCCAGGAATTAGGCGCAACTGAAATAACAGAATTTGTAGACGAAGGGGTCTCGGGCTCAATCTTAGAGCGCCCCGCCCTGGTGGCGGCGCTGGAAAAGCTTAAAGCCGGCGGCATCCGCTGGTTTATTTGTTTAGATACCAGCCGCTTGTCACGCAGCGTAGCACACCAGCTTTTATTGATTGACGAGATTAAAAAAGCAGGAGCGGAACTCATTTTTGTCAACTCCAAGTTTACCGACACCCCTGAAGACCGCTTTCACTTAACTGTACTTAGCGCGGTTGACGAGTATGAACGGGCCAGGACCAGGCTCCGTTCCTTAATTGGTAAGAGAGCCAAGGCAAAAGCGGGAAAACTTACTCACAGCCCTGGGCTTTACGGCTATGAATTTGATAAAGAAACAGATACCCTGCACATTATCGAAGGAGAGGCTAAAATCATCAGGCTTATGTATCAATGGTTCGTTTCCGAGGAAGACGTCAGCCCGTATGAAATAGCGCGGCGATTAAATGCCATGGGCATCCCCAGTCCCAAAGGCAAACAATGGGCCAAACAAACGGTTAAACGTATTTTAGCCAACAGCGCTTATGCGGGCACCCTGTATATCCGCCGCTATGATACTAAGGACGTCAAGTTCAATAGATATAAACCGCCTGAAGAAAGGGTAAGCAGAAAAGAAAGGCCCCGCGAAGAGTGGGTCCCTATTTCTGTCCCCGCCATTGTTGATAAAGAGACCTGGGAGGCAGCCCAAAAGCGTTTTGAGAACTCTCGAAGGCGCTGGCGCAGCTTCAGCACTTACCCTTATCTTCTTTCCGGCCTTGTACGGTGCGGAAAATGCGGCGCGACTATACACGGGAATCTTGTTACGTCAAAAGGAAAGAAGAGGGCTTATTACGTCTGCACCGCGAAATCGCCAGGCATACCGGGCCGGGAACGCTGTAAATCCCAATATCTTAATGCTCCGGAATTAGAAGAAATCGTTTGGGAAAGAGTCTCCGGTTGGCTGACAAATCCGGAAAGGC
Above is a window of Bacillota bacterium DNA encoding:
- a CDS encoding HEPN domain-containing protein — encoded protein: MSDELWRLWFQRAKSNLARAELGRQNSDILYEDLCFDAQQAVEKSLKGIMAFLEMDTPKTHSIGYLLKLIEESGKVQVPERLKEAAILTDYAVTTRYPGDWEPIDEAEYKRAVSLAQEVYRWALSLTNQDGEK
- a CDS encoding nucleotidyltransferase domain-containing protein produces the protein MEEVLNLVVEKIVKTVNPDKIILFGSRSRGQEGSYSDYDLLVLKRGINNRRALAHQIYRILVDVPAAVDILVETPEKIERYRNSRGFVYAEAARGRVVYER
- a CDS encoding recombinase family protein, whose amino-acid sequence is MSAALIYLRVSTEEQAERGYSIAAQREECRAKAQELGATEITEFVDEGVSGSILERPALVAALEKLKAGGIRWFICLDTSRLSRSVAHQLLLIDEIKKAGAELIFVNSKFTDTPEDRFHLTVLSAVDEYERARTRLRSLIGKRAKAKAGKLTHSPGLYGYEFDKETDTLHIIEGEAKIIRLMYQWFVSEEDVSPYEIARRLNAMGIPSPKGKQWAKQTVKRILANSAYAGTLYIRRYDTKDVKFNRYKPPEERVSRKERPREEWVPISVPAIVDKETWEAAQKRFENSRRRWRSFSTYPYLLSGLVRCGKCGATIHGNLVTSKGKKRAYYVCTAKSPGIPGRERCKSQYLNAPELEEIVWERVSGWLTNPERLREELHAAFPDETAKALEIELATIEKELAQASKERSRVATMFQKDLIPEVEMEQRLREIKERWEYLSRRRERILRELSRHDLAVQELERLEELAAQVGDTLDTLSLEEKKRLVNLLIEEITVTGKRIDIKAKIPDTIPETVAILETAAAGNGFFGRHDAARFRSQKPGGG